TGTTGGCGGTCCGCGCGTTGAGGTGACCGGGATAGTGGAACCTGGCGTAGACCCACACTTTTACAACCTGACACCTAAAGATGTTCAAAGGCTGAGTTCAGCACACATCATCTTCTATAACGGGCTGTACCTTGAAGCAAAAATGGCGGACATTCTTGCGAAGATGTCCGAGGATACGCTGACGGTCGCCGTAACAGATGCCGTAGATCGGAGTCTACTGCTAACACCCGCAGAATACGAGGGACTCTACGATCTGCACCTATGGTTTGACGTGAAGCTTTGGATGCTAGCGGCGGGAAAGGTTCGCGATGCCCTAAGTGAATTCGATCCGGATAATACTGACCTGTACCGAAGCAATGCCGAACGCTACCTCACGAAACTCATGGAACTCGATGAATACGTAAAGTCGCAAGTGGAACGCGTGCCATCTCAGCAACGCGTCCTTGTGACGGCGCACGACTGTTTTAACTACTTCGGAAAAGGGTACGGGTTTGAGGTACGCGGATTACAAGGTGTTAGCACCGCGACAGAAGTCGGTATCGCTGATGTACAGGAATTGGCGACGTTTATTGCGGAGCGGGGTATCTCTGCTATTTTTGTAGAGTCATCCGTCTCTCCACGGAGTCTCGAAGCCGTGAAAGCCGCCGTGAAGTCAAAAGGATTTGATGTGAAGATCGGTGGTGTGCTCTTCACAGACGCTATGGGAAACGAGGGGACACCTGAAGGGACCTACATCGGGATGATCCGATATAATATTAATACGATTGTACATGCTTTGATTGGGAAATCGGAGTTATAAACCGTTGGCTTCCAGCCCGCAGGTTTCTATCAAGACCGGGCGCGTGCTGCCCATTGGGATGGTCGAAATGATGTGGGGAAGCGGGTTTCAAGTGGTGTCTATTTCTATCGATTGTCCACGCCGTCTTTCCATCAGATGAAGCGGATGGTTATTTTGAAATAAGTGCCGAGAAAATTCATCACTACCCTGGAATGTCATTGGGTAGTGGTGAATCTGTATATTCTCAGGAGTGTAACACAACGGCTGATTTTATTGAGCTGGTCCGGTTGCCGCAAGCCGGCGTACTATAACTTTGACGCATGTTAAGAAATAGTGCAAAGAAACCGACAATTCTTGACACCGCTTTTGAATTGCTTCGTGACCTTGAGAAGAAGTAGAAGCGGCTTCTTATGAGGGAATAAGTCATGTCTGGTAGAACTGACGACGAATCTGCGCGGTGGTCAGGTGCATTGAACAAGGTCAGGAAGATTGGGACGACGCTGTTGGACCAACAGTTGTGGTGTTGGGGACAGGACATTCGCCGGGCAGAGGGAAATGCTTTGCTCGCCTACGGTTTTACCAGACATCGAGCGCCGGAAGGCAAGCACGGAAGTCCCGCTTATGAGTGGCGTGGCTCTGGCAGAAGCCGAGTTATTTTATGGGGATTCGGGTTTTTCTATGGCGATGGGGACCGAGGCGGGCTTTTCTTGCAGCGTTACAAATTCGCGCCCAAACAGACAGCAGCGGTCGATTTTTCGTTGCCCATATGGAAACCGGAGCAACTCCCTGAGCTTACGCATCCACGTGGTGTGGAAGCGTGGTGTTGCGTTTTCAGCTTGCTCACTCAAGGTCTCGCATGGATAGGCGACTACGAGCAGTGGATTATTTCTGAATACGGACTTGACTATCGCCAACGGTGTACTGACGCATGGAAGAAGAAATGTATTCCTGCACACGAGATGGCTGCAAAGTGGCATGAACTCGTCGAATACTTATACCAACTCTAAAAAATAACTCCGCATTTCAGAGATTTTGAAACATATAACGGGCGAGGGGACCTCGCCCCTACGCGTAGGTTGCGTTAATGAGGAGTAGTCATTCAGAAATGGTATTACTTTCACAGCCCGGAAGCGATTGGTAAATATAAGGAATAATCCGAATCAACTTTTTAAGTTCTATTTGACATTGACACAATAGCGTGCTATAATTTATCGCAAGTTTATTGGCACTCATTTTTTTTAAATCATAACCATAGGTTCTGGTGTATGAGAAACGGCACAACTTTTCCCAACAAGTTAATATTTGGGCTTAGTTTGAAAATCTGTGTTTTAACAGGTTTATGTTGTTACGTCGTGCTGCTGGGTATTATCGGACTGGCACACGATCACAGCGAACATTCGCATTGCCGTAATTGCCATACCGAACATTCGCAGAGCGAGAATACCTGCGCAGCCTGTTTCTTTTGCAGCCAGCACATC
This genomic interval from Candidatus Poribacteria bacterium contains the following:
- a CDS encoding manganese transporter, which translates into the protein MQRIYIAVCLIGILIWTGCDPKGQPGAATGDKLRVVTTIGMITDIVKNVGGPRVEVTGIVEPGVDPHFYNLTPKDVQRLSSAHIIFYNGLYLEAKMADILAKMSEDTLTVAVTDAVDRSLLLTPAEYEGLYDLHLWFDVKLWMLAAGKVRDALSEFDPDNTDLYRSNAERYLTKLMELDEYVKSQVERVPSQQRVLVTAHDCFNYFGKGYGFEVRGLQGVSTATEVGIADVQELATFIAERGISAIFVESSVSPRSLEAVKAAVKSKGFDVKIGGVLFTDAMGNEGTPEGTYIGMIRYNINTIVHALIGKSEL